The genomic stretch ATTAGTGATTGCATGTAATCACTTGAATTGTTTACAATTAAATTGATGAATGTAATCATTTGAATTAATTAGTGATTGCATGTAATCACTTGAATTATTTCGGAAATTTTATTAGGAGTAAGTAGTTGAATGTAATCACTTGAATTATTCAGTGATTGTGTGTAATCACTTGAATTATTTCTGAAATTATGTTAGGAGAAAATTGTTGAATGTTCGTTAGGGCTAATTTGTTGCTCGAATGGGGCTAGTGGTTGCGTATCTGTGTTATTCTGGAAATTTTGTTAGGAGGAAATTGTCTGATATAATCATTAATCACTACAATTGTTTTAGTATGTTTGGGGGTAATTTATTGTTCGAGTTATGCTAGTCATTGCGTTGTTTGTAATCACTTGAATTATTTTGGACATTTTGTTCGGAGTAAGTCGATGAATGTAATCACTTGAGTTGTTCGTTAGGGTTAATTCTTGCTAGTGGTTGCGTGTAATCACTAATTACTTTGGAAATTTTGAGTTGTTCGTTAGGGTTAATTCTTGCTAGTGGTTGCGTGTAATCATTAATTATTTTGGAAATTTTGGTAGGAGTAAGTCGATGAATTTAATCACTTGAATTATCGCAGCTCGTTAGGGTTAGTTTGTTGCCCCTTGTTATGCTAGTGGTGTGTAATCGCTTGaactgtttccaaaaatctgttAGGAGTAGGTCGATGAATGCAATCACTTGAATTGTTTTAGTTCTTTAGGTGGGTTAATTTATTGTTCTTAGTTATGCTAGTAGTTGCGTACTTGTGTTTAATCAGTTGAATTAGTTTGGAAATTTTGTTAGGAGCAAGTCGATGAATGTAATCACTTGAATTCTTTCACTTTGTAGGGTTAATTTGTTGTTCGAGTTACGCTATTGGTTGTGAGTAATAACTTgaattatttcataaattttgTTAGGAGTGTCGTTGACTGTAATAACTCGAATTGTTTCACTTCGTTAGGATTAATTTCTGGTTCCAATTATGCTTTGATCTTCATTTTCACAATAAAAGTTTTCAATTTATTCACTTCAGTTGGAGTCTAGAATCGCATAATTGTCCCTTCTTTGGAGAAAATTTGATACAGGTAGGTGGAGAAGTCTGTTTTTTTGTTAGGTTACTAGGAATACTAGCTATGTTGACAATGTAATCTGGAATTCGTTTTACATTTAGCCGGTGGATGATGAAACTAAGTGGGCATTGCATATTGGGAGTTGAGATATTATGCTCCCTCTAGGTAATGATGTAATTTTGGTTCTCGCTATGCTTCTGTGCACATATTTAGTTGGATGGTGCCATGGCGGTATTGGAAGTCTGGAAGAGGAGTTATTCTTCTTTTTGGTTTAATGATGGATGGCAAGAATTTTATTAAGATTGTGATGTGATGATTATCACCATAGGAATAAGGCGTAATACTATGCTAAGTAGTCAAATGACGGTTGAGGTTTCTGTATCTTAGGTAGATCATCTTCAGATGAAGATTTAAGAACTAAGAGAGAGTGATGTCGTAGTACAATTGAGCTGTGGAGGTGGATTGATATTTCTAGAGTTGTGAGCTTGGGTTGTTGAGTCGGCTTAATGTGAAAGATATTTGGAGTTTTATCCTTAGCTTTCTTGAATGACTTTAGTTTAATTGTAATTTATCTACCTGATGATGTTTGATTACCGTGAAGTAGTGAAATGACTTACTATGGTGGCTGCTCGTCTTTCTATTGTAAAGGAGCCATGAGCCATCATTTCGTGCAACTTGATGAGATTTTCATTATGAGCCTATGGGAAACAACCTCTTGATGAGTTGTTGTTGTCAATGATGAAAAGTACTGTTCGATCAAAATGCCTAACCAGTTAGTGCTAGTGCTGCGATGCTAGCACCACTACCTAGACAGAACTCATTGAGCCATTTGTCGACCATCTTGGCTATTCTTAGATAAAGCTTTTAACCTGCTGATGGTGTAATGAATTCTATACCAGCATGGGGAAAAAAATTCTATGTAATTTTTTTCGCTTATTTATGCTGACATGGTAGCTTCTCTTATCTATAGCTGAACCACTACTCGACTGAGACACAGGCCAGAGGCCAGGCACTTCCTTTGAAATTGAAACATTCATTAGTTAATTAGTACTATTAGTATAGTTTTTGTTGCTTAATGTTGATTGGATATTACATGACCAGAAATATAATCATACTGGATAGATATTCTGGGACAACTACGAGTCTATCACCATGATACCTATAAGTATTTGTCTGGGTTTCCATTTAAGAACCGTTAGTTTTCCTTCTGTTTGCGGATAGATCTGTGATTACCTAACAACTCAGTGGACTTAAGGGGAAAAAAGTTCACAACTTAAGGTTTATGTCTAAGATTTTTTTTTTGGGGGAGGAGAGATGGCCTCTCGATGACCTTTTTTTTTAACATCACTGATGTGGCTGTTTCTATTGTCTATCAGCACTGCATAAATTAGCCTCCAGGCTAAGATATGGAATTATGGAAAAATTTATGAGATTTAAGAACCTTGAATCAAGACTATATATCGTTTAGGCTTCTTTTGTGAACACCGTACCAATCCTTCCCTTCCCCTCATACACTATTAACCGTACCAAATCATGCAAGGACTTTAAAAATGGATTATGGAGCCATTACCTCAGATCTTTCAGCCGAAATTTCCTACAGTTTAGTTAGATCTTATGGGTGGAGCTGAACTATGGTTCCATGGCCACGAGCGGATCTCTATCGACTTCTTTTGTTTTGTTGTATAGTGGTTTGGGACTTTGGGTTGGGGTATTATGATGTGGTCCTGTGCTTAACATTTCGTTTACTATTGCAGTGTCGAAAAATGGGAGAAGTTGATATGAATCATGTGAAATCAGAACCAAGACTTAATGGAACTTTAATCCAACATGAAGAATTTCACGAATCCTATCTGGCTCCTCCTGGTTGGGATGTCCTTCCCATAATTCAAGATTGTAAAGACACCAAAATATTAAATACCTTAAGCACTGCTCAAAATAGCAATGGGTGGTTGGTGCAACCACAGTCTCCCACTGATGATGATGGCTTCTATGCGTCATCCATATGTCCAGCACCGCTTTGCCGACAATTCTGGAAGGCTGGAAATTATGAAGACCCGCTGGCATCTAGATCCAAAGTTCAAAGTTAGTAATTTTTTAGTGTCTTGCTTTTTTACTTGAAATACCTTTTTTGTTAAATATGTCAATAGTTGCAGTAGTAGGTTGCTCCTGGGAGCTCAATCATTATTAACACTCAGTGAGTCTCGTGTGAGATGGTCCTAAGCATTTAGCCTATGAATAAACAAGGAATACACCGTAACTGGTTTGGTTGTATTAATACAACAGTCTTGTATATGTTTTTTTGCCATTCAGTACAGCTCATAAGTTTTGTTCCTAACAGTAGCTGACAGTCTGTGCTTTCATTGCAGACAGCAAAAACTATCTGCATGTTCACCCTAAGTTTTTGCATTCCAATGCAACATCTCATAAGTGGGCTTTTGGAGGTATTTCCATCTTAAAATTTTGGTGTCCTTTGCGGTACGAGTGTCTTGTATACCATACCTTTTTTTGAGCATTTTTTTACTCATTTTGGTTAATTATGCAGCCATTGCAGAACTTCTTGACAATGCAATTGATGAGGTAATGCTTCTTGGCAATACTCCATTGTTTGGTGGTTTCTGTATCGTCGGAAATGGAACTTGTTGTGGTTGAGACTGATTCattctttattctttttttttgtgGATAAACTAAATGATAGCCTGTGTGCATGATCATTTATTTTAGCTCTTTTCCCTTGCTCTCTTTGAACCACAATATATTCTTTTGTGCCTCATAGCTTTTTCGGCCCTATCTTCTATCATTTCCATCACACCTTTGTCGATCAAATACTGTTTTGAGGCATAAAAAACATCTGTTATGATACTTAAGATCtaccatttttttttgtttgctgAATTTAATAGATACAAAATGGAGCCTCTTTTGTAATTGTAGATAAAATCTCAAATCCAAGGGATGGGAGCCCAGCCTTGCTCTTTCAAGGTATTACTATGATTATATTGTCTTTCAGTTGTCCCTGTTTACTGTGTGTTCAAATTTTATAGGATTAATGTAATATTTTCTATGTTTGATACTTTGTGGCAGACGATGGAGGAGGAATGGGCCCAGAGGCAATTCGACGCTGTATGAGTTTTGGATTTTCAGACAAGGAATCTAAAACAGCTATTGGACGATGTACTTTATATTCAATTGCCTTTCTTTCTTTCATCTCTGTCTCTTTTTGTGAAAAAGCTGTATTTGACTTGTCAATTATAATCTTTCAGATGGGAATGGGTTCAAGACCAGTACCATGAGGCTTGGATCTGATGCTATAGTCTTCAGTCGAAATGTTGGAAATAGGTATGTGAAAAGGTGGTGGTAGAAAGGCGGGGTTGAAAATGCTTATGTTTCATCTCCTATTATTTGTGCTTATACTTTTCAAATGGTCTTTGTTTTTGTGCTTATACTTTTCAAATGGTCTTTGTTTTATGATCAGGACGTTTACTCAAAGCATTGGACTTCTTTCCTATACATATTTGTCTCGGACTGGCCTTGACCGGATAGTGGTACCCATGGTAAGTGCCTATATAAAGTTTTGGTATTTTTAGTTTGTAAGTGCCTATATAAAGTTTTGGTATTTTTAGTTTTACTCTATAGAGTTCTATATTCTATATCATGTGTATTCTCTACTACGACaatcacaataataataataccttgGTTCCTAAAGAATGTTGGATTGGCCAACACGACCTCAAGTAGTCTAGAAATTGTGAGAAGGGAAAGTTGTAAGAAAGTGAAAAAGTAATGGAAAgaaaatttggaatggaaaagaAAGTAAGAGTTACAACTCATACAACAACTCCGTTCCTTCCATAACCACACTTAATTTATTTTATGGTTATGGATTTTATCCCTTCACTTGGGCCATTTGTGACCTGGCCCTATTATTTGCCATACTCTCACCAATCTCTTTGATCTTAATCACCCATTCACACATCCTCTTAGATTTCCCTGTCTGTCCGCTACTTCGCTTCTCTCTCTGCTTATAATATCATCTTTGTACACTGGGTAAGAAACTTTATGTATTAGCGCTGTGCAGGTTAGTAAGCAGTGGTAGTGTATTTTTATTAGTGTGTTGTGGGATCTATGGTCTTTAGGTTCAAGTTCTGCATGTTTTTATGCTCCGATATCCTCCTTTTTGTAACGATCGGCGCATCATGCATTTGAGTCTGCGACTGATAACTTGTCGAACCTTTTGCTTTCATAGGTTGATTATGAGTTCAATGGATCAACAGATACCTATGAGCCATTATATCGTTTTGGTCAAGAACATTATCGATCAAATATATCCATCATTTTGCAATGGTCACCATATTCAACTGAGGCGGAGCTTATGAAGCAGGTTAGCTTTGTAAGACTTTTGTGGTGTATTTGCTTGTTTTTGTACAAATTGATATGGAAGTCGGAACCAGAGCGCACATTTTAAAGATTGTTGAGCGTAGACTATCAACTTCTATCAGTAGTTGACTTTTAATATCAACTATTTGACAAAGCCATTGTTCGGTTGGCTAATAAATTTATTTAGGGTAGTGCAAATGCAACTGGGTTTCACAGGCTCTTATATCTGTTAAAGTCAGGCCCGCCTTTTGTTCTTTTACTGTTTCTCAGCTTTGACACGCGTCTCTTCTTGTAGTCCTTATAGTGATCTTATCTTATAAATGAATGAATTGAGGGTATATTCTGATTCCTGAAACTTGTAAGTGGCTGTATGTGTATGCAAGTAAAGAGTCGAGTAAGAAGCGAGTTATTCAGTGGGGGGGTGCGTTTGTTTAGCTGTTGAAAACTAATCTTACGGAAAATACCAGTATACCACACTATGTTTATTAATTTCAGGAAGTCTGTCACCTACCTAAACTTCCATATTCCATCTCCGTCCCCATCCTCCAAGTTGCTAATACTAGCAGACTCCACTCTGCTTGAAAGACACCACAAGTCACTGGTAGGCACTATAGCCCACAGGCCACAGTCTAACATCAATGTTATGCCCGTGTACACAAAATCTTTTGTCAACCCAGATTTACTAGCATACCTGCAGGACCACCTTAGTCATTTGTATCCAAAATAATTAAGACTGCTGTTTGTACCCTCCCAGTCTCCCACAAATCATGTAGCTTACATCAAGAGTGATTCCAACAACAATTATCCCAGTGTCCCGCGCAAATTCCTTACACTTGTGGAACTGAGAAAGAGAGGGTAACAGTAATCCATATTCCATAAAGGGAGGAAATAGCTACCCACCTCCCTCCTTGGGTAACGCTTTCATAACGAAGCAATAGTTTGCCATCACCTCCTCTTTCCACCTTCCACTACCACCACCTACCATCAATCTCCTCCATTTCCCCCTTGCTTTTAGCTATATTACCCCTATAAAAATTACCCTCATCCCAAGTGAGCCCTTGTGGGCTATATTCATTCTACTCTGTAAGACTATAAGCTTAGTAATTACTTGTCCTAAAGCAGAGAATTCGATGTTTCATACTTAAATTACAACAATGACTGGCAAGAGGGCCCCTAGGTACGGTTTGCATTAGGATTCATAGAGCGATGCTAAGCCAATCAAGACCATAATTCTGCAAGTGTAGATTTAGCTAAGTACTTTTCTTGTTATCGTTTGGCTTTCTTCTTCCATCACATCGTCCAAATGTAATGTTTTTCGTGTCGCTTTTCTTGTTGAGACTGGGCTTGTACCATTTGCTCCTCACATTGCCGTGCCTTGTCCACTCAGTATTGAGTGTGTGTAGTCTAATATTTCATAGTCTTGTATGCACTTCTCTTTATTTTTGGAGAAGTGAATCCACTTTTCTTTATTCCTCCTACTTTCTTAGTGACACCGCTTGTCTTTATTGAGCATTTTCATCTCTGTCTTATTACCATGTCCATATTTTAAGCAGTTCTACCCCTTGAAATTTGTAGATTTCTGATCATAAGAGAAAATGGAATGCAAGTTTATATGTGCTGGATTAATGAGGTTCTCGCCTAATTTATTCTCTAAGGTGTTTTGAAAGGTTTAATTTTGGTTGAATTTGGTGGCAGTTTGATGACCTCGGATCTCATGGAACCAAAGTTATTGTCTACAATCTATGGTTAACTGATGATGGAAAACTAGAGTTTGATTTTGAAAGTGATTCTCAGGTTTACAATTCTTCCTTTAGATTCTTTAAAGTCCTGAAGAACTGAATTTTTTTTGGTGTGTTTTTCCTGATCGCTCTTTAACATGTCATTGTATGGTTACAGGATATTCGCCTGCGAGCTCCTGATGATTCTAAGAAATTAAGTTCGAAAATGATGATAAGTGAAGATCATATTGGCAGCCAGTATCGCTATTCACTTCGAGTAAGTGTTGTTTTGACTTTTGAGATATCCCTCAAAGCAAGAAAGGCTTGGATATATAATATATCTTTGTGTTCCTGCAGGTGTACATGTCCATTCTGTACTTACATATTCCACCTAATTTCAGTATTAAATTGCGTGGAAAAGACGTGGAACATCACCGCATAGCATGCGATCTCAAGTATCCAGAGTTCATAATGTACAGACCTCAAACTGCGGGAACTAAGGAGGTTACTTCACATGCTCATTTTCTCCATTTCTCATTCTTGCATTTGTGACATAATAGGCTTGCAGTTGTTCATTTGCTCTTGCATGCCATAAATCTACTTAGATTACTGTCATCCTTAGAGACCATTGTAGACTGTTTAGACTGGGTGCCTTTCTACGTACAATAACAACTTTATCTGTTCGTGCATGTTTTAATGCTGCCAAAATTCTCAAAGAAGAGCTTTTTATGTTGCCAAAATTCTCAAATGTGTGCGTTCACTCCGTGCCTTAAATTGGAATGTGGTTTCTAGTTGAATTGGGAATTATGGTGTTTATCAATAAACAATGCTATTGAAAATGACCGCAGCCCTTTGTTAGATTTTACCTTGTCCAGTACatttatacaatatatgctttaAATCTGCATCATGCACCCATCATTTTCATAACATGCCATAGGATATTTCTAGAGATACCATACGTGAAGTGTGGTTTTCTTCTGAATTTACCTGCATTAATGGCCAGTACAACGGCTTATGTTTTTTTTATCTATTTCTGGAAATTTTTTGACGGAGAATTTTACAAGTGACATAATGTATAGCTATGACTTCAACTAAACCTTGAGATGCAGCTTCTTGCCTTTTGGTCTTGCAAAATGAATTAGAGACGCCTTATTTGTACTGGTACTTGTTGGAATGTGTGCTTTTGAGTACTGTTTTGATACATGCTGAATGAATGCTCACCTTACAGTTGCCTTGGATTGTTATGTATTTCTTAATAATTACTAAATAGCTATATTCGACAGTGTTAAGTATTTCGGCCTCGTTTTTGCAGGAAGTCCTGACGACAATTGGATTCCTGAAGGAAGCTCCTCATGTCTATTTACATGGCTTCAATGTTTACCATAAGAACCGACTTATTTTGGTAAACCCTGTTAATCTGTTCATAGCATACTGAGGCCCTGTGCTTTTTGATATGCTAAAATCTTTCTTTTAAACAGTAATGCTACTACACGTGTATTCGTGCATATGACAACTTTCTCAATTCAATGAGTTTTACTTTTATATGTGGAATATCATCAGTTATAGTTTGAGGTTCTGTTATGTTACCATATTCCAGGTTGTCTCTAAATTTTTTATGATAAGGAGGTTCAGAGAAAAAAAGTGCAATGATTTTAGTGTATGCTGTCATGCTCTGTTTTTGCTCACAACTTGATTTCGTTTCGTGATTCTTAAGCACCTTTTTGTATACAATAAAA from Silene latifolia isolate original U9 population chromosome 5, ASM4854445v1, whole genome shotgun sequence encodes the following:
- the LOC141656324 gene encoding protein MICRORCHIDIA 6-like, yielding MGEVDMNHVKSEPRLNGTLIQHEEFHESYLAPPGWDVLPIIQDCKDTKILNTLSTAQNSNGWLVQPQSPTDDDGFYASSICPAPLCRQFWKAGNYEDPLASRSKVQNSKNYLHVHPKFLHSNATSHKWAFGAIAELLDNAIDEIQNGASFVIVDKISNPRDGSPALLFQDDGGGMGPEAIRRCMSFGFSDKESKTAIGRYGNGFKTSTMRLGSDAIVFSRNVGNRTFTQSIGLLSYTYLSRTGLDRIVVPMVDYEFNGSTDTYEPLYRFGQEHYRSNISIILQWSPYSTEAELMKQFDDLGSHGTKVIVYNLWLTDDGKLEFDFESDSQDIRLRAPDDSKKLSSKMMISEDHIGSQYRYSLRVYMSILYLHIPPNFSIKLRGKDVEHHRIACDLKYPEFIMYRPQTAGTKEEVLTTIGFLKEAPHVYLHGFNVYHKNRLILPFWHVVSYSDSRGRGVVGILEANFVEPTHNKQDFERTSLFQKLETRLKEMTWEYWDYHCGLIGYQVKKKLPASSPSEPTSYSSKSFNPLVRLPAKQLAHNAPSSIPQQGTKRLPGDVLCALGTKRQYKGGSNTNNAGNSLQVQPITSSKALNRQEALELMQETKKLKEKCLEHEKSEEELNYKVIRLRKELEEAQQEYANMYAELQALEVKSEKGV